The Roseibium sp. Sym1 nucleotide sequence GATCGGGCCGACGCCTTCCGGCGGCAGGGACGCAAGCAGGCTGGCCGATGTGTCGGGCGCTTCCGCCCGCTTGAAGCCGTTTGTCGTATCTTCGGGCGGTGCTCCGAAACTGCCGGAAACCCCGGACGGCGGTGCGAACGCCAGGTCCGTTTCCGGCTCCACCGGACCAGTGGCGGAAGCGGCCTGAACGTCCTCTGCCCGGTTGACCGGATCCACTGGTGCAGCCGGTGCCGAGACAACCGGCGGCACGTTGGCTGCAGGAGACGGGGCAACCGGAACCGCAGCAACCGGTTCGGTGACGGATCCGCCCGTGACCGAGCCCTCCGCGATTGGGCCCTCCGCGATCGGGCCGGGGTCCTCGGCAAGCGCAACGGTCTCGGTGGGCGCCTGCGGGTCTGCCGGCGCGGACGCCGTGTCGGCCGGCATCGCCGCCGGAACCGCCTCATCCGTTTCCTGCGTTTCAGGAGTGGCCGAGGCAAGCTGGTTGCTTTCCTCCCCGCCGGTCGAGGCCAGACGGAACACCTGCAGGGTTCCGATCAGGAGCACCACGGCAGCGGCGGTGTAAAGGATTGCACGGCGGCGGCCGCCGGACGACTGGGGCGCTTCGGGCGCGGGCCGGTCACCGGGCAGGACCGCTGCCTCCTGTTCTTCAAACTCCCGGTCGGTAACCTCTTCCGGGCTGAGTTCCAGATCTTCGTCCTGCGCGACCTTGTCCTGTTTCGCAGCACCCGACTTGTCCCGCCTCAGAACATTGCGCAACCAGCCGACACGCGCCTTGCCGCGTTCCTCGTCTGCGTCCTCGGGTTCCTGGTCCTTGTCCAGTTGGGCGGCTTCCTGAGATGCCGCCTGCGCTGCACGCCGGGCAGCGGCGATAAAGTCGGCCTTGCGGTCCCGGGACTTGTCCTCCGGCCGCCCCTCGGCGGCCTGAGGCCCCTCGGGGGTTTCCGGCCTGTCGGTCTGCGGCGCGCGGCCAAACAGCGGAGCAGGTTCCTCGACCTTGATCGGCGAGAAGCTTGCGGCGGGCGCCGCCTCCCCCGCGGATGCCGGCCGCGTTTCCCCGAGGTGCTCGGCGCGTTCCAGACTGTCCAGCCGTTCGGTCAGCGACCCGAGAACCGACTTGACCCCGTCAAAGGTGTTGCGGGTCCGCTCCTCGCTGCCCTCGGCGGCATCCAGCAGCCGCTTCAGATCTCCCTGAAGTTCGGTGATCGCTTCGTCATACTGGGCATTTTTCGGCCCCGGCGCGGTGGCCACGGCCTCCCGGGCCGCCTGCCTGGCGATGTCGGCGACATCCTCGCGCGTCTGCGCAAGGCCCTTTTCGAGCCGTTCGAAATAGGGTGAGAACTGGTCGACGCTGAACGCCTTGGTGGACGTGTTTTCGATCTGCTCCGCCAGCGCGGCAACCTTGGCGCCCAGCTGTTCGAAGCGGCTGTCGTCGGAAACTTCCGCTCCCTTGGAGACGATTTGCGCGAGATCCGAAATCCTCTGTTCAAGAGCTTCCGTATTCGGAGGCGTTGCGACGCTGGCGCGCATGGACCCGATTTCCTGGCGCAGCTTGTCCAGGTCGGAGGTCGTTACCCTGTCTTGCGGCTGGTCAAGCCGGTCGCTCAGTTCGTTGAGCCGCTCCTGCAGCTCCACCATGACCTTTGTGTCGCCGCCGCCACCGGCGCGCATGGTCGCTGCATCCAGAACCGGAACGGGACGCGAGGATTTCTTTTCGATCGCGTCGATTTTTCCGGAAATTGCCTCCAGCCGTTTTTCAAGCGCCTCGAAGGCACCGCCGTCTCCAGCCGGAAGGGGCGGGCTTTGTTCCATCCGTTCCAGGCGGTCGACAATATCGTTCAGTCGGCGGTCCACCTGCGAGAGGTGGTCACCGTCGGTCGGCAGTGCACGGTCGTCGGACATCATGCCGACGATGTCTTCAAGCCTGCCCTGGAGCCTGGAAATGGTTTCCGGCTCGGGCATGCGCTGTTCCATGGCCGACAGGCGATTGTCGAGGCCACGCTGTTCGCGGGCCAGCCCTTCCAGGTCGTCCAGCCGGCTGGACACGAATTTCATGCGGTCGTCGATGCCTTCGACCAGCCCCTTGATGTCGATCTGTTCGACAAAGCCGCGCACTTCGCGAAGCTCTGCCCGCAGCGGCTCGATATCGGCATGGTCCTTGCGCTGCAGCAACTCTTCCATGCGCTCGGCAATGCTGATCACCCGGTCTTCGAGCACCATCATGTGCTCGGAGCGCGGCAGCACCGCGAAGGCATCCTCAATCTCGTTGAGACGAACCGTCACGCCGCGCAGGATCCTGGGATCCACCGAAGCGCGCGACAATTCATCGAGACGCTGGAGGATATGCGCGTAGCCGTGTTCCAGGGTCTGCAGGGCGCCTTCCACGTTGGTGCGGCCGACCATGGACTTCAGATCGGCGACCTCCTTGCGGA carries:
- a CDS encoding peptidoglycan-binding protein, with amino-acid sequence MPAWKKHEAGRRGRDAYDSDDHYDAPRREPARSRIERLTRTATALGGRDRYPQDDRDEDLDAVADELDRLLADRDPSAGRRNPPRRRAARREPGIDDVMGALDRLDEQVQGLSDHDDPDEAYDPAPRRQRRPGGYAIDNLPDDDYYTEDDDEDYAPRRGRGRRRNASASRDASMHAYKDLGRRIDSLRAPQEKAFNQVRDEIGSLRDALGGLSRGTNETVGRQNAELRRLADMVERLRADKKNDLLAKEIRKEVADLKSMVGRTNVEGALQTLEHGYAHILQRLDELSRASVDPRILRGVTVRLNEIEDAFAVLPRSEHMMVLEDRVISIAERMEELLQRKDHADIEPLRAELREVRGFVEQIDIKGLVEGIDDRMKFVSSRLDDLEGLAREQRGLDNRLSAMEQRMPEPETISRLQGRLEDIVGMMSDDRALPTDGDHLSQVDRRLNDIVDRLERMEQSPPLPAGDGGAFEALEKRLEAISGKIDAIEKKSSRPVPVLDAATMRAGGGGDTKVMVELQERLNELSDRLDQPQDRVTTSDLDKLRQEIGSMRASVATPPNTEALEQRISDLAQIVSKGAEVSDDSRFEQLGAKVAALAEQIENTSTKAFSVDQFSPYFERLEKGLAQTREDVADIARQAAREAVATAPGPKNAQYDEAITELQGDLKRLLDAAEGSEERTRNTFDGVKSVLGSLTERLDSLERAEHLGETRPASAGEAAPAASFSPIKVEEPAPLFGRAPQTDRPETPEGPQAAEGRPEDKSRDRKADFIAAARRAAQAASQEAAQLDKDQEPEDADEERGKARVGWLRNVLRRDKSGAAKQDKVAQDEDLELSPEEVTDREFEEQEAAVLPGDRPAPEAPQSSGGRRRAILYTAAAVVLLIGTLQVFRLASTGGEESNQLASATPETQETDEAVPAAMPADTASAPADPQAPTETVALAEDPGPIAEGPIAEGSVTGGSVTEPVAAVPVAPSPAANVPPVVSAPAAPVDPVNRAEDVQAASATGPVEPETDLAFAPPSGVSGSFGAPPEDTTNGFKRAEAPDTSASLLASLPPEGVGPIALRSAAAGGNPAAEFLVGVKYTEGNGVAPDLTKAAVWYQKAADKGLAPAQYRLASLYEKGRGVEKDVPKAKAWYSKAAEAGNAKAMHNLAVLFAEGGGGQPDYAAAAKWFEAAANYGVKDSLFNLGILYAGGIGVDKDLVASYKWFAIAADQGDPEAAKRRDDVANMMDQETLANARLAVEQFALKAPDPAANKVTMEPGWADSSSLPAEKASVSTADNTAMIREAQDKLNYLGFDTGTPDGQMGPRTRSAIRAFQRSLGLPETGEVDKRLIDELKSQAI